The following coding sequences are from one Kosakonia sp. H02 window:
- the nadE gene encoding ammonia-dependent NAD(+) synthetase, whose amino-acid sequence MALQQEIIQALGVKPAINAEEEVRRSVDFLKTYLKTYPFIKSLILGISGGQDSTLAGKISQLAINELREETGDSAYQFIAVRLPYGAQADEQDCQDAINFIKPDRVLTVNIKASVLASEQALREAGIELSDFVRGNEKARERMKAQYSIAGMSKGVVVGTDHAAEAVTGFFTKYGDGGTDINPLFRLNKRQGKQLLEYLGCPEHLYKKAPTADLEDDRPSLPDEAALGVTYENIDDYLEGKTLDAATAHIIEGWYLKTEHKRRPPITVFDDFWKQQ is encoded by the coding sequence ATGGCTCTGCAACAAGAGATTATTCAGGCGCTGGGCGTCAAGCCTGCAATCAATGCCGAAGAGGAAGTTCGCCGTAGTGTGGATTTCCTGAAAACCTACCTAAAAACCTATCCCTTTATCAAATCCCTGATACTGGGTATCAGCGGCGGTCAGGATTCAACGCTGGCCGGTAAAATTTCCCAGCTAGCCATTAACGAACTGCGAGAAGAAACCGGCGACAGCGCTTACCAGTTTATCGCCGTACGCCTGCCTTACGGCGCACAGGCGGATGAGCAGGATTGCCAGGACGCCATCAACTTTATTAAGCCGGATCGCGTGCTGACGGTGAATATCAAAGCGTCAGTGCTGGCGAGCGAACAGGCGCTGCGCGAAGCCGGTATTGAGCTGAGCGATTTTGTGCGCGGCAACGAGAAAGCGCGCGAGCGAATGAAAGCCCAATACAGCATCGCCGGAATGAGCAAAGGTGTTGTCGTCGGTACAGACCACGCTGCCGAAGCAGTAACCGGGTTCTTCACCAAGTATGGCGATGGTGGCACCGACATTAACCCCCTGTTTCGTCTGAATAAGCGCCAGGGAAAACAACTGCTTGAGTATCTCGGCTGCCCGGAACACCTCTACAAAAAAGCGCCAACGGCAGATCTGGAAGATGACCGTCCGTCGCTGCCGGATGAAGCCGCGCTGGGCGTGACCTATGAAAATATTGATGATTATCTGGAAGGCAAAACTCTGGATGCGGCTACCGCTCATATTATTGAGGGCTGGTATCTGAAAACCGAGCATAAACGCCGCCCGCCGATCACGGTATTTGACGATTTCTGGAAACAGCAATAA
- a CDS encoding L-cystine transporter, with protein MNFPLIANVVVFVALLFLLAQARHKQWSLAKKVLVGLGLGVVFGLALQAIYGADNPVLKESIQWFNVVGNGYVQLLQMIVMPLVFASILSAVARLHNASQLGKISFLTIGTLLFTTLIAALVGVLVTNLFGLSAEGLVQGTAETARLNAIQSNYVGKVAGLTVPQLLLSFVPKNPFADLTGANPTSIISIVIFAAFLGVAALKLLKDDAAKGQRVLTAIDTLQSWVMKLVRLVMQLTPYGVLALMTKVVAGSNIQDIIKLGSFVIASYLGLGIMFVVHGLLLGVNGVSPLKFFRKVWPVLTFAFTSRSSAASIPLNVEAQTRRLGVPESIASFSASFGATIGQNGCAGLYPAMLAVMVAPTVGINPLDPMWIATLVGIVTVSSAGVAGVGGGATFAALIVLPALGLPVTLVALLISVEPLIDMGRTALNVSGSMTAGTLTSQWLKQTDKAVMDSEENAELAHR; from the coding sequence ATGAATTTTCCACTAATCGCGAACGTTGTCGTGTTCGTGGCACTGCTGTTTTTGCTGGCGCAGGCGCGCCACAAGCAGTGGAGTCTGGCAAAAAAAGTACTGGTCGGTTTAGGTCTGGGCGTCGTATTTGGCCTTGCGCTTCAGGCTATTTACGGTGCCGATAATCCGGTACTGAAAGAATCTATTCAGTGGTTCAACGTGGTCGGTAACGGCTATGTGCAGTTGCTGCAAATGATCGTCATGCCGCTGGTTTTCGCCTCCATTCTGAGTGCCGTTGCGCGTCTGCATAACGCTTCGCAACTGGGTAAAATCAGTTTCTTAACCATCGGGACGTTACTTTTCACCACGCTGATTGCCGCGCTGGTCGGGGTGCTTGTCACCAATCTGTTTGGCCTGAGCGCCGAAGGTCTGGTGCAGGGCACGGCAGAAACCGCGCGTCTTAATGCCATTCAGAGCAATTATGTCGGTAAAGTCGCCGGCTTAACCGTACCGCAACTGCTGTTGTCGTTTGTACCGAAAAACCCGTTTGCCGATCTCACCGGCGCGAACCCGACGTCAATTATCAGCATTGTTATCTTTGCTGCTTTCCTCGGTGTCGCGGCGCTCAAGCTGCTGAAGGACGACGCGGCGAAAGGCCAGCGTGTATTAACGGCAATCGACACTTTGCAAAGCTGGGTGATGAAGCTGGTACGTCTGGTCATGCAACTGACGCCGTATGGCGTACTGGCGTTGATGACCAAAGTGGTTGCGGGTTCGAACATCCAGGACATCATCAAACTGGGTAGCTTCGTTATCGCCTCTTACCTCGGCCTCGGCATTATGTTCGTGGTGCACGGCTTGCTGCTGGGCGTGAACGGCGTAAGCCCGCTGAAATTCTTCCGCAAAGTCTGGCCAGTGCTGACCTTTGCCTTTACCAGCCGCTCCAGCGCGGCGTCCATTCCGCTGAATGTGGAAGCACAAACCCGCCGCCTGGGCGTACCGGAATCGATCGCCAGCTTCTCGGCGTCCTTCGGGGCGACTATCGGGCAAAACGGCTGTGCAGGGCTTTACCCGGCGATGCTGGCGGTGATGGTTGCGCCAACCGTTGGCATAAACCCGCTGGATCCGATGTGGATTGCAACACTGGTGGGTATTGTCACCGTGAGTTCTGCGGGCGTTGCCGGTGTGGGCGGCGGTGCCACATTCGCCGCGCTGATCGTGCTGCCTGCGCTGGGTCTGCCGGTCACCCTGGTCGCGTTGCTGATCTCCGTTGAACCGCTGATCGATATGGGTCGTACCGCACTTAACGTGAGCGGCTCAATGACCGCCGGGACGCTGACCAGCCAGTGGCTGAAGCAGACCGATAAAGCCGTGATGGACAGCGAAGAGAACGCCGAACTGGCCCACCGCTAA
- the kduD gene encoding 2-dehydro-3-deoxy-D-gluconate 5-dehydrogenase KduD: MILDAFKLTGKVAIVTGCDTGLGQGMTIGLAEAGCDIVGVNRKIPHETAQRVEALGRRFHAIQADLRHQQGLADIVSEAVEKMGHIDILVNNAGTIRRCDALDFSEKDWDDVMDLNLKSLFFLSQAVARQFIAQGRGGKIINIASMLSYQGGIRVPSYTASKSGVMGLTRLLANEWAAHNINVNAIAPGYMATNNTQQLREDAERSQEILDRIPAGRWGDPADLQGAVVFLASKASDYINGYTVAVDGGWLAR, encoded by the coding sequence ATGATACTGGATGCTTTTAAGCTTACGGGCAAAGTGGCCATAGTAACCGGATGCGATACCGGCCTCGGCCAGGGAATGACGATAGGGCTGGCGGAAGCAGGCTGCGATATTGTCGGTGTTAACCGTAAAATTCCGCACGAAACCGCCCAACGCGTTGAGGCGCTCGGTCGCCGCTTTCACGCCATTCAGGCCGATCTACGCCACCAGCAAGGGCTTGCGGATATTGTCAGCGAGGCGGTCGAAAAGATGGGTCACATCGATATTCTGGTTAACAACGCAGGCACCATTCGCCGCTGCGATGCGCTGGACTTTAGCGAGAAAGACTGGGACGACGTGATGGATCTGAACCTGAAATCTCTCTTCTTTCTCTCGCAGGCCGTTGCCAGGCAATTCATCGCGCAGGGCCGCGGCGGCAAAATCATCAATATTGCCTCTATGCTCTCGTATCAGGGCGGCATCCGTGTGCCATCGTACACCGCCTCAAAAAGCGGCGTGATGGGGCTAACCCGCCTGCTGGCCAATGAATGGGCGGCGCACAATATTAACGTCAATGCCATTGCGCCGGGTTATATGGCAACCAACAACACCCAGCAATTGCGCGAAGACGCAGAGCGCAGCCAGGAAATCCTCGATCGCATTCCTGCCGGGCGCTGGGGCGACCCCGCAGATTTACAAGGCGCGGTCGTTTTTCTGGCCTCGAAAGCGTCGGACTATATCAACGGTTACACAGTTGCGGTGGATGGCGGCTGGCTGGCGCGTTAA
- a CDS encoding metal-dependent hydrolase translates to MTAEGHLLFSIACAVFTKNAELTPVLAQGDWWHIVPSAILTCLLPDIDHPKSFLGQRLKWISKPVARAFGHRGFTHSLMAVFLALTLFYLKVPASWIIPADALQGMVVGYLSHIVADMLTPAGVPLLWPCRWRFRLPLLVPQKGNQLERVLCMALFTYAVWMPQTLPENGAVRWSSEMINTLQNQFDRFIHHQSER, encoded by the coding sequence ATGACGGCGGAAGGACACCTGCTTTTCTCCATTGCCTGCGCGGTGTTTACCAAGAATGCAGAATTGACGCCCGTCCTGGCTCAGGGCGACTGGTGGCATATCGTGCCTTCCGCCATTCTCACCTGTCTGCTGCCGGATATCGATCACCCGAAATCCTTTCTCGGGCAACGCCTCAAGTGGATATCAAAACCCGTGGCGCGCGCGTTCGGCCATCGCGGGTTCACTCATAGCCTGATGGCGGTGTTTCTGGCGCTCACGCTGTTCTATTTAAAAGTCCCGGCAAGCTGGATTATCCCCGCTGATGCTCTGCAAGGCATGGTGGTGGGATACCTGAGCCATATTGTCGCCGATATGCTCACCCCTGCCGGTGTACCGTTGCTCTGGCCCTGTCGCTGGCGGTTTCGTCTGCCGCTGCTGGTCCCGCAAAAAGGTAATCAACTGGAGCGCGTATTATGCATGGCGCTTTTTACCTATGCCGTGTGGATGCCGCAAACGTTGCCCGAAAATGGTGCAGTCCGCTGGTCATCTGAAATGATAAATACGCTACAAAATCAGTTCGATCGCTTTATTCATCATCAATCTGAACGTTAA
- the katE gene encoding catalase HPII, which yields MSHNEKDTHNPRSPVHDASESRPGLDSLAPEDNSHRPSPEPTAPGEQPTAPGSLKAPDTANEKLNALDTFRKGSENFPLTTNQGVRISDDQNSLRAGTRGPTLLEDFILREKITHFDHERIPERIVHARGSAAHGYFQPYRSLKEITKADFLSDPDKITPVFVRFSTVQGGAGSADTVRDIRGFATKFYTEEGIFDLVGNNTPVFFIQDAHKFPDFVHAVKPEPHWAIPQGQSAHDTFWDYVSLQPETLHNVTWAMSDRGIPRSYRTMEGFGIHTFRLINAEGKATFVRFHWKPLAGKASLVWDESQKLTGRDPDFHRRDLWEAIEAGDYPEYELGLQLIPEEDEFKFDFDLLDPTKLIPEALVPVQRVGKMVLNRNPDNFFAENEQAAFHPGHIVPGLDFTNDPLLQGRLFSYTDTQISRLGGPNFHEIPINRPTCPYHNFQRDGMHRMDIDTNPANYEPNSINDNWPRETPPGPKRGGFETYQERVEGHKVRERSPSFGEYYAHPRLFWLSQTPFEQRHIIDAFSFELSKVARPYIRERVVDQLAHIDVNLAQAVADNLGITLSEDQLNITPPANVNGVEKDPSLSLYAIPDGEVKGRVVAVLLHDNVRAQDVLTLLQGLKAKGVHAKLLYSRMGEVIADDGSRLPVAATFAGSPSLTVDGVFVPGGDVSTLLQNGDAKYYLLEAYKHLKTIALAGDARQFKNVLHVDAQGEEGIIEGDTASSALVDNFIDQLAAHRVWSRISKIDNVPA from the coding sequence ATGTCGCACAACGAGAAAGATACTCATAATCCACGTTCCCCGGTTCACGATGCCAGTGAATCACGTCCAGGGCTGGATTCCCTGGCCCCTGAAGATAACTCTCACCGCCCTTCCCCCGAACCGACCGCGCCCGGCGAGCAGCCAACGGCACCGGGGAGCCTGAAAGCGCCGGATACCGCGAATGAAAAGCTGAACGCCCTTGATACTTTCCGAAAAGGCAGCGAAAACTTCCCGCTGACCACGAACCAGGGTGTGCGTATCAGTGATGATCAAAACTCCCTGCGGGCGGGTACGCGCGGTCCGACGCTGCTGGAAGATTTTATCCTGCGGGAAAAGATCACGCACTTCGACCATGAGCGCATTCCGGAACGTATCGTCCATGCGCGTGGTTCGGCAGCGCATGGCTATTTCCAGCCCTACCGCAGCCTGAAAGAGATAACCAAAGCCGATTTCCTCTCCGATCCGGATAAAATCACCCCGGTTTTCGTGCGCTTCTCCACCGTCCAGGGTGGCGCAGGCTCGGCGGATACCGTGCGCGATATTCGCGGTTTCGCCACCAAGTTCTATACCGAAGAGGGCATTTTTGATCTTGTCGGTAACAACACTCCGGTCTTTTTCATTCAGGATGCGCATAAATTCCCGGATTTTGTCCACGCGGTGAAACCCGAGCCGCACTGGGCCATTCCTCAAGGCCAGAGCGCGCACGACACCTTCTGGGATTATGTTTCTCTGCAACCTGAAACCCTGCACAACGTAACGTGGGCAATGTCCGATCGCGGTATTCCACGCAGCTATCGCACCATGGAAGGGTTTGGTATTCACACCTTCCGGCTGATTAATGCCGAAGGCAAAGCGACGTTTGTGCGTTTCCACTGGAAACCGCTGGCGGGCAAAGCGTCGCTGGTGTGGGATGAATCGCAGAAACTGACCGGGCGCGATCCGGATTTCCACCGCCGTGACTTATGGGAAGCCATTGAAGCCGGTGATTACCCGGAATATGAACTGGGCCTGCAACTGATCCCGGAAGAGGATGAGTTCAAATTTGATTTTGACCTGCTTGATCCCACCAAACTGATCCCCGAAGCACTGGTCCCGGTGCAGCGCGTGGGCAAAATGGTGCTTAACCGCAACCCGGATAACTTCTTTGCCGAAAATGAACAGGCGGCGTTTCACCCAGGCCATATCGTTCCGGGGCTGGATTTCACCAACGATCCGCTCTTGCAGGGGCGACTGTTCTCCTACACCGATACGCAAATCAGCCGTCTCGGCGGGCCTAACTTCCATGAAATCCCGATAAACCGCCCGACCTGCCCGTATCACAATTTCCAGCGTGACGGCATGCACCGGATGGATATCGACACCAATCCGGCGAACTACGAGCCAAACTCCATCAATGATAACTGGCCACGCGAAACGCCTCCCGGCCCGAAACGCGGCGGGTTTGAAACTTATCAGGAGCGCGTAGAGGGCCACAAAGTGCGCGAGCGCAGCCCCTCTTTTGGCGAGTATTATGCGCATCCGCGCCTCTTCTGGCTGAGCCAGACGCCGTTTGAGCAACGCCATATTATCGATGCGTTTAGTTTCGAGCTGAGTAAAGTCGCCCGGCCCTATATTCGCGAGCGCGTGGTCGATCAACTGGCGCATATTGATGTCAACCTGGCGCAGGCAGTGGCGGACAATCTCGGTATCACCCTGAGCGAAGATCAGCTCAATATTACGCCGCCAGCTAACGTCAACGGCGTGGAGAAAGATCCCTCTCTCAGCCTGTATGCGATCCCCGATGGTGAAGTGAAAGGCCGTGTCGTGGCCGTGCTGCTGCATGATAATGTCCGCGCGCAGGATGTGCTAACGCTGCTGCAAGGGTTAAAAGCCAAAGGCGTGCATGCCAAACTGCTTTACTCGCGCATGGGCGAAGTGATCGCCGATGATGGCTCCAGATTGCCGGTTGCCGCAACGTTTGCGGGTTCGCCGTCATTGACCGTCGATGGCGTTTTCGTTCCTGGCGGGGATGTCAGCACACTGCTGCAAAATGGCGATGCGAAGTATTACTTGCTGGAAGCCTATAAGCATCTGAAAACTATCGCGCTGGCGGGCGATGCGCGGCAGTTTAAAAACGTGCTGCATGTGGATGCACAAGGTGAAGAAGGCATTATTGAAGGCGATACCGCGTCGAGCGCGCTGGTGGATAATTTTATCGATCAGCTTGCCGCTCACCGCGTCTGGTCACGGATCAGCAAAATCGATAACGTACCGGCCTGA
- the osmE gene encoding osmotically-inducible lipoprotein OsmE — protein sequence MNKNIAGILGAAAVMTMLAGCTAYDRAKDQVSQPVVKDVKKGMSREQVTQIAGRPSSEVTMIHARGTCQTYILGQRNGKTETYFVALDETGHVMNSGYQTCAEYDTDPQAKQ from the coding sequence ATGAATAAGAATATTGCAGGAATTCTGGGCGCTGCGGCAGTGATGACAATGCTGGCAGGTTGTACTGCTTACGATCGCGCCAAAGATCAAGTTAGCCAACCGGTTGTAAAAGACGTGAAAAAAGGGATGAGCCGCGAACAGGTTACGCAGATCGCAGGCCGTCCTTCTTCTGAAGTCACCATGATCCACGCACGTGGTACTTGCCAGACTTATATTCTGGGTCAACGTAACGGTAAAACCGAAACCTATTTCGTGGCGCTGGATGAGACCGGTCACGTGATGAACTCCGGCTACCAGACTTGTGCCGAATACGACACCGACCCGCAAGCTAAGCAGTAA
- the cedA gene encoding cell division activator CedA, translating into MIGLSCFWNLPLVNASLMKPLRQQNRVVVSYVPRVEPAPPDHAAKVDGFRDVWLLRGKYVAFVLMGEHFRRSPAFGVPEAAQRWATQIRQEGEIDEE; encoded by the coding sequence ATGATAGGTCTTTCCTGTTTCTGGAATTTGCCTTTAGTGAATGCATCGCTTATGAAACCTTTGCGTCAACAAAACCGTGTCGTTGTTAGCTATGTCCCGCGTGTCGAACCGGCACCGCCCGATCATGCCGCGAAAGTGGACGGCTTTCGTGATGTCTGGTTGTTACGTGGAAAATATGTGGCGTTTGTGTTGATGGGCGAACATTTTCGCCGCTCGCCCGCGTTCGGCGTGCCGGAAGCGGCTCAGCGCTGGGCCACGCAGATTCGCCAGGAAGGCGAAATAGACGAAGAATAA